A genomic stretch from Nodosilinea sp. E11 includes:
- the cmr4 gene encoding type III-B CRISPR module RAMP protein Cmr4: protein MDNYLTYLYLLTPLHTGGSANEGNLMGIAREVHTEFPYMPASSVRGKVRSVFEKDSKDDPQQSIATSLIFGRRIEDGNQPTEGEIWFADATLLFFPIASLSHHLVWITCPLWLERWSRWLAPNSRANVRSLIQTCRQHLSNKDVRKSAVVSFEREKLYLQTALLQPAELASESFEIISSELTELLEASSLVSLLPERLIVLPEAECLSLVETGLQREVRVRLEADSKTVDKGSFRSEEAVPPETVLFFPWGLKLPQAVATDKDEKDIEKARAEAKRTQAVKETLRTTIPNRMSTRLQLGGLEGLGRGWTEMRTMQIIVEE, encoded by the coding sequence ATGGATAACTATTTGACCTATTTGTATTTGCTAACGCCGCTGCACACAGGGGGCAGTGCCAATGAAGGTAACCTCATGGGCATTGCCCGCGAAGTGCATACCGAATTTCCCTACATGCCAGCCTCATCAGTGCGCGGCAAAGTTCGTTCTGTCTTTGAAAAAGACAGCAAAGACGACCCACAGCAAAGTATCGCTACCAGCCTAATATTTGGCCGCCGGATCGAGGATGGTAATCAGCCTACAGAAGGAGAAATTTGGTTCGCAGATGCCACACTCCTGTTCTTTCCCATTGCGTCTCTGAGCCATCATCTGGTGTGGATTACTTGTCCGCTATGGTTAGAGCGGTGGAGCCGTTGGCTAGCACCAAATTCCCGAGCTAATGTACGCAGCTTAATCCAGACATGCCGACAGCACCTATCAAACAAAGATGTTCGCAAGTCCGCAGTAGTCAGCTTCGAAAGAGAGAAACTTTATTTACAGACAGCTTTGCTCCAACCAGCTGAACTAGCCTCTGAAAGCTTTGAAATTATTAGTTCTGAGTTAACTGAATTGCTGGAGGCATCTAGCCTAGTAAGTCTTTTGCCAGAACGGTTAATTGTTTTGCCTGAAGCAGAGTGCCTATCTCTAGTAGAAACAGGACTGCAACGTGAGGTTCGGGTACGTCTAGAAGCTGACTCAAAAACTGTAGACAAAGGATCTTTTCGCTCTGAAGAGGCAGTCCCGCCGGAAACAGTACTGTTTTTCCCCTGGGGTCTAAAGCTTCCTCAAGCTGTCGCCACAGACAAAGATGAAAAAGATATTGAAAAAGCCCGTGCAGAGGCTAAGCGAACGCAAGCAGTAAAAGAGACACTCCGAACCACGATTCCAAATCGGATGAGCACCCGCCTCCAGCTTGGAGGGCTAGAAGGACTAGGGCGGGGATGGACTGAAATGAGAACCATGCAGATTATTGTCGAGGAGTGA